In the Streptomyces coeruleoprunus genome, ACACGCCCCACAGGCCGTGCGTGACCTCGCCGAAGGCCATGGCGCCCGGAATCACACTGTCGGCGAAATAGGTCATATCGGGTGAGAACGAGCCCATGACGAGGGCGGAGGCGACCAGAGGCCCGCGTGCGGCCCCGGAACGCCGGATCCCCGGCAGGACGGCGGCGGCATGGCTCAAAGTGAATGGCATGAAAGGCGGCCCCCGAAGAAAACAGTGCACAGCGGTCGTTGGTTGACAGTCTTGATCAGTATGCGGCCGACATGTGACAGCGTCAGGGCATGAATTCGCGGGGACGGGACGTGACGAAACCGTGAAAACCGGTCAGGAGTCGCTGTCGTGGGGCCCCGAGTTGACGTAGGGTCGCGTGAGTCCACGCGCAGGGGAGCGAAGGACAGTCGTCATCTGGCGCCGACGGGCGCCACCGGGGAGGGACAGACGTATGGCAGCGCATCTCGGCCGTCGGTTGCGCAAGGGAGCCACCACGACCGCGGTGGCTGCAGCCGCGGTGGCGGCGCTCTCCGCCTCGCAGGCGCCGGGCGCGACCCCGCTCGCCGGTGACCAGCCGACCGCCGACGCGACGCCGCCGACCTCCTCCGGCACCACGGCGACCGGCGACTCGCCGTACTACACCGACCTGCCGCCGCTCAACAGCCCCAACCCGCCCTCGGGTTCGGCCGACGAGCCCGTCGTGACCGGCCCGGCCGAAGCGGGCATACCCGCGACCGTGCTCGCTGCCTACAAGCAGGCCGAGCAGCACCTGAAGGGCGCCAAGCCCGGCTGCAACCTGCCCTGGCAGCTGCTCGCCGGCATCGGCAAGGTCGAGTCCGGCCAGGCCCGCGGCGGCCGCGTCGACGCCAACGGCACCACCGTCTCGCCGATCCTCGGCCCGGTCCTCAACGGTGTCGGCTTCGCCAACATCTCCGACACGGACGGCGGCGCGTACGACGGCGACAGCCGCTACGACCGCGCCGTCGGACCCATGCAGTTCATCCCCTCCACCTGGGCCGACTGGGGCCAGGACGCCAACGGCGACGGCCGCAAGGACCCCAACAACATCTACGACGCCGCCCAGGCGGCCGGCATGTACCTGTGCGCCAACAACCGCGACCTCGCGGTCAAGGCGGACCTCGACCGGGCGATCCTCAGCTACAACCAGTCGCACGAGTACCTGCGTACGGTCCTGTCCTGGTTCGAGTTCTACAAGCGCGGCACCCACCAGGTCCCCGACGGCTCGGGCGTCCTGCCCACCGACCGCAGCGACAACGGCACCGGCGCCACGCCCACCCCGACGCCCGGCCCCACGGGCAGGACGCCGGTGACGACGCCCACGCCCAAGCCGACGCCCTCCAAGCCGGGCGTGACCCCGTCGCCGAAGCCCACGCCGACCCCGACCCCGACCCCCAAGCCGACCCCGACCCCGACGCCGACGCCCACCCCGTCGCCCGAGCAGAGGGTCGACCGCCTGGAGGAGTACGGCAGCAGCACGCTCACGACTACGGCGGGCGGCCAGTTCGCCGACCGCCCGTCGGTCGTCGCGCGCAACGACTGGGGTGTCGCGGTCTCCGGCGCGGTCATCAAGTTCGAGATCATCGGCGACACCGACGCCCGCTTCCCCGCCGGGCTGACCCACGTCCAGGTCACCACCGACGCGAACGGCCGGGCCACCGCACCGGTGATCCGGGCGGGCGAGCGGACCGGGCAGTTCACCGTGCGCGCCACGGTCTCCACGCGCGACCTGCCCGGCGTCCTGTGGACGGGCACCGTCACGCCCCGCCAGGCCGACACCCTCACCAGGACCGGTGACGGCGCCGAGCCGACCGCGGCCCCCGAGGGCGAGTTCGCCCAGCAGGTCGGCGTGAGGGCCACGCACCAGGGTGCCGTCGCCTCCGGTGTCGCCGTGACCGCGACCATGGTCACCGAGGGGCCCGACGGCCCCCAGGAGAACACCAAGGGCCCGTACTTCAAGGACGCCCAGGGCAACCCCGTCCGCACCCTCACCGGCCTGAGGACCGACGCCGACGGCGTGCTCGTGCTGCCGAAGATGTACGCGGACGGCCAGACCGGCACGTTCCTCCTCCGGCTCACCGCCGAGGGCGGGGCCGTCCTCACGGTCCAGCTCAAGGTCGGCTGACCCGGCGCGGCCCGGTGCGGCCCGGCCCGGCGTGCCGGGTCGCGGGCCGCACCCCGCACACCCTCACGTCGCACACCGCCCGCCGCGGTGTGCGACGTGTTCTCATCTCACGGCCGTCTTGCTACGGTGCGCGATCTGATGACCCATCAGATCATCCGTCGGAGGCCGAACCATGCGCGTCCTCGCAGCCGTCGCCGCCGGGCTGGCACCCGTCCTCCTCCTGATGCTGCTGCTCGCCGTGGCCGACCCCGTACCCGAGGGCGAGACGTCCCCCGAGCCGCTCCTCACCACCGTCCCCTCCGCTCCGTCGGCGCCCTCCGCCCTCTCGGCGCCGAGGACCTAGGGGCCGGCCGTGCGCCGCCGCGCCGGGCTCGTCGCCCTCGCCCTCGCCGTCCTCTGCGCCGCCCTGGCGCC is a window encoding:
- a CDS encoding lytic transglycosylase domain-containing protein translates to MAAHLGRRLRKGATTTAVAAAAVAALSASQAPGATPLAGDQPTADATPPTSSGTTATGDSPYYTDLPPLNSPNPPSGSADEPVVTGPAEAGIPATVLAAYKQAEQHLKGAKPGCNLPWQLLAGIGKVESGQARGGRVDANGTTVSPILGPVLNGVGFANISDTDGGAYDGDSRYDRAVGPMQFIPSTWADWGQDANGDGRKDPNNIYDAAQAAGMYLCANNRDLAVKADLDRAILSYNQSHEYLRTVLSWFEFYKRGTHQVPDGSGVLPTDRSDNGTGATPTPTPGPTGRTPVTTPTPKPTPSKPGVTPSPKPTPTPTPTPKPTPTPTPTPTPSPEQRVDRLEEYGSSTLTTTAGGQFADRPSVVARNDWGVAVSGAVIKFEIIGDTDARFPAGLTHVQVTTDANGRATAPVIRAGERTGQFTVRATVSTRDLPGVLWTGTVTPRQADTLTRTGDGAEPTAAPEGEFAQQVGVRATHQGAVASGVAVTATMVTEGPDGPQENTKGPYFKDAQGNPVRTLTGLRTDADGVLVLPKMYADGQTGTFLLRLTAEGGAVLTVQLKVG
- a CDS encoding SPW_0924 family protein, which produces MRVLAAVAAGLAPVLLLMLLLAVADPVPEGETSPEPLLTTVPSAPSAPSALSAPRT